In one Pasteuria penetrans genomic region, the following are encoded:
- a CDS encoding integrase core domain-containing protein: MSGLPNGTPVFVLSILDVFDRVVVFSDSYLSCKSRDVVKAVQTALDQYAENGEDKPVLRTDNGSQFISHEFYGFVGAEEIHHERIPNKSPNHNAHIESYHSIVKSDLYDRFEFRNFEEFHKEHVAFVRHDNEEYCHGSLGYLTPHEYRKIIKDPRNQGLIRAVKVI, from the coding sequence ATGAGCGGACTTCCCAATGGTACTCCAGTTTTCGTTCTGAGCATCCTCGATGTTTTTGATAGGGTTGTTGTCTTCTCTGACAGCTACCTATCCTGTAAATCAAGGGATGTAGTGAAGGCAGTTCAAACGGCCCTGGATCAATATGCTGAAAATGGAGAGGATAAGCCCGTACTACGGACAGACAATGGTTCGCAATTCATTAGTCATGAATTCTATGGTTTCGTTGGGGCGGAAGAAATCCATCATGAACGAATACCTAATAAATCACCCAATCATAATGCGCATATTGAATCCTACCATAGTATTGTAAAAAGTGATCTCTATGACAGGTTTGAGTTTCGCAATTTTGAGGAATTCCATAAGGAACATGTTGCGTTCGTAAGGCATGACAACGAGGAGTACTGTCATGGAAGCTTGGGGTATTTGACACCACACGAATACAGGAAAATCATAAAGGACCCCCGAAACCAGGGTCTAATCAGGGCTGTTAAGGTTATATAA